A part of Nitrospirota bacterium genomic DNA contains:
- a CDS encoding ATP-binding cassette domain-containing protein, with product MLKSPGTQNNKLLRLEEVKKYFPVKGGGILRAVDGVSFSVGDAEVFGLVGESGCGKSTLARVILKLIEPTAGAIFFDNIDLVRAKGKVLFNLRKRLQIIFQDPYASLNPRKRVIDAVGEALVIHKIAKGKELRDKVVELLQRVGLGADALYKYPHEFSGGQRQRVCIARALAVSPKLIIADEPLSALDVSIQAQIINLLEDLQRESALSFVFISHNLKVIEHFSHRVAVMYLGRIVELAKTEDIFTEPFHPYTEALLSAVPEPEPEKKTKRIILEGDVPSPVIIPPGCPFHPRCPKRFGPCNTEFPAFHEARKDRWVSCDLWG from the coding sequence ATGCTTAAGTCTCCCGGTACTCAGAACAATAAACTCCTCAGGCTTGAGGAAGTTAAAAAATATTTTCCTGTGAAAGGTGGTGGCATCCTCAGGGCAGTTGATGGTGTCAGTTTTTCAGTTGGAGATGCAGAGGTCTTTGGCCTTGTTGGAGAGAGCGGCTGCGGCAAGTCCACTCTCGCAAGAGTCATTTTAAAACTGATAGAGCCCACAGCAGGGGCTATTTTTTTTGATAACATAGATTTGGTCAGGGCAAAGGGCAAGGTTCTCTTTAATTTAAGAAAGAGACTCCAGATTATTTTTCAAGACCCTTATGCCTCACTTAACCCACGAAAGCGGGTTATAGATGCAGTAGGTGAGGCCCTGGTCATTCATAAAATCGCAAAGGGGAAAGAACTCAGGGATAAGGTCGTTGAACTTTTACAGAGGGTCGGACTTGGTGCGGATGCCCTTTACAAATATCCCCATGAATTCAGCGGAGGCCAGAGACAGAGGGTGTGCATAGCAAGGGCACTCGCAGTCAGCCCGAAACTTATAATAGCTGATGAGCCCCTGTCTGCCCTTGATGTCTCTATTCAGGCCCAGATAATAAATCTCCTTGAAGACCTTCAGAGAGAATCAGCCCTCTCATTTGTTTTCATAAGTCATAATCTCAAGGTTATTGAACACTTCAGCCACAGGGTCGCTGTAATGTATCTTGGCAGGATTGTAGAGTTGGCAAAAACAGAAGACATTTTTACTGAGCCATTTCACCCTTACACAGAAGCCCTGCTTTCAGCAGTTCCAGAGCCAGAACCTGAGAAAAAGACCAAACGGATTATCCTCGAAGGAGATGTCCCAAGCCCTGTGATTATCCCTCCAGGATGCCCGTTTCACCCGAGATGCCCGAAAAGATTTGGGCCATGCAATACCGAATTTCCAGCATTTCATGAAGCAAGAAAAGATAGATGGGTCTCGTGCGATTTATGGGGATAA